The sequence GATAAAGCAGTTGCTTGTCCTTTTAGTAGTCTTTTTCGTTTACTCGGCAGTCACCGTGAATGAACACTTATGTATTCTCTATGCATATCCAGACGGTTGGTCGGATGACATTCTGATAAATGCTGATACACTCGCCGTTGAGGAATATCCTGATATTGGGATTGATAGTAAGAATAATGTCTGGATAACATGGGATGACAATTCATTAATCAGTGGTGAGATATACTATTCGAAACGGGACAGTCTTGGCAACTGCCTTATCCCAGAAACGAATCTATCTGGCGTGATGCTTCTCCTATTGGCGAAGGCGTATGGCATGCGAAGCTTGCGAATGATGGCTCAGTAATTGTTGCACCACATTTGGCAGTGAGCGGTGGTGGGGGATATTTCTCCACGCTGCTCCCTGGTATGGTTTTGGATAAGTACAAGAATATCAATATCATCTGGGATGAAGACAGTGCAGGCAACAACAGAATGTGTTTTTCTAAACTTGACAGTGTAGGAATGCCCATTATAGAAAAATTATCAATATCTCCCGACATTTTCGATGCGTACTGGCCAGGAATTGGGGTGGACAGCATGGCAAACTGCCATTTAGGCTACCGCACGGACAGTGCAGGCGGTAATTATTGGAACTGGCTGACCTACAGCAAAGTCGATAAAGATGGCACTATAATTATTGCTAATAAAATACTCGGATATGGGCTTCTTCCTGCTATTATTGCAGATTACTATCAGAATATCCATATAGTCTATACGAATTCTAGAGGTCCAGGTACAACAATAGAATATCTTAAACTGGACCAGGATGGCAATATTCTGATTGGCCCTTATACCATTAACTCGCCATATCTGTATAACACATATGGACATATGGCGATGGATTCCTTACACTATTTACATGTTGTATGGGTGGCGTTTGAAGTAGCTGGATTTGACAGAATTATGTATGCAAAATTGGATACTTTGGCCAACTATGTGATCCCGCCAATGAGTATTGTACACCGTCCGTATGCAGTAATTCCATCAGCTCCACGTATTGCAGTCGATCGAAGTAATCGATTACATGTGA is a genomic window of candidate division WOR-3 bacterium containing:
- a CDS encoding T9SS type A sorting domain-containing protein — translated: MAVSGGGGYFSTLLPGMVLDKYKNINIIWDEDSAGNNRMCFSKLDSVGMPIIEKLSISPDIFDAYWPGIGVDSMANCHLGYRTDSAGGNYWNWLTYSKVDKDGTIIIANKILGYGLLPAIIADYYQNIHIVYTNSRGPGTTIEYLKLDQDGNILIGPYTINSPYLYNTYGHMAMDSLHYLHVVWVAFEVAGFDRIMYAKLDTLANYVIPPMSIVHRPYAVIPSAPRIAVDRSNRLHVTWMDQRLNPGITDDIFYKRGENEQCISDTVINRYDQSFSLSVSPNPFTDWTLIAVSLSDGNEIGKLEIYNAVGQVVNEYKLAGQHESVVWRGVDKKGIQLPAGVYFVYVKNNKGRSKCMTIKLK